One genomic segment of Anticarsia gemmatalis isolate Benzon Research Colony breed Stoneville strain chromosome Z, ilAntGemm2 primary, whole genome shotgun sequence includes these proteins:
- the LOC142986453 gene encoding uncharacterized protein LOC142986453: MDVLVTGHLYVGYYTVNMRANLMIIVLCFGYGACEKNASGRGVMTMSFPNIKGKVPEFKDQRFWSPSQNSPKETRFLSLFTVVTFPNGECAGASGDNGVCMTARECSSRGGSANGYCANGFGLCCVFIISCDSTTSENGTYFVNNGYPSQYDGTGSCELTVMKSHPDVCQIRLDFNRFSIAGPETTNHVCNQDQFIVSGGNPIPTICGVNQGGHMYIDAGIGMTNPVKLTFVTSGNTFERLWKVKVTQIPCSTIYRADEGCLQYFTGVSGQIRSFNYDPSSGLQLSNQDYGICVRMEKNFCGIQYTSCTDTVNNRSRSFTLSGNSNTPVNSMIGSGAGPNNCANDWLLVPCATNVGRIQPAQALCTDRICGGTFSADLSMQSSAVLSTVKPFRLYFHTDNVEAPVDVDNRGFCLNYVQQPCTNNVA, encoded by the exons ATGGATGTATTAGTAACCGGACATTTGTATGTTGGATATTATACAGTAAATATGAGAGCTAATTTGATGATTATCGTGTTATGTTTCGGGTACGGTGCGTGTGAAAAGAACGCTAGTGGGCGAGGCGTCATGACTATGTCTTTCCCGAATATCAAGGGAAAGGTACCTGAATTCAAGGATCAAAGGTTCTGGTCTCCCAGCCAGAATAGTCCGAAGGAAACGCGAT TTCTATCGCTGTTCACGGTGGTGACATTTCCTAACGGCGAGTGCGCGGGCGCATCCGGGGACAACGGTGTGTGCATGACGGCGCGCGAGTGTTCCAGTAGAGGAGGCTCCGCTAACGGCTATTGCGCTAATGGCTTCGGCCTATGTTGTGTTT TTATTATATCCTGTGACAGCACCACGTCTGAGAACGGTACATACTTCGTGAACAACGGCTATCCTTCACAGTACGACGGCACCGGCTCCTGCGAGCTCACCGTCATGAAGTCTCACCCCGATGTCTGTCAGATCAG ATTGGATTTCAACCGATTCTCAATCGCCGGTCCGGAGACAACGAACCACGTGTGCAATCAGGATCAGTTCATAGTATCCGGGGGTAACCCGATACCTACCATCTGTGGAGTCAACCAGGGCGGCCACA tGTACATCGACGCGGGTATAGGAATGACGAACCCTGTAAAGTTGACCTTCGTCACCAGCGGGAACACCTTCGAGAGGTTGTGGAAGGTCAAGGTCACGCAGATCCCCTGCAGCACCATTTATAGAG CTGACGAGGGTTGCCTCCAGTACTTCACGGGGGTATCAGGACAGATTCGCTCCTTCAACTACGACCCGTCATCGGGACTGCAGCTCAGCAACCAAGACTACGGGATCTGTGTCCGAATGGAGAAGAACTTCTGTGGGATACAATACACATCTTGTACAGATACAG tAAACAACCGTTCAAGATCTTTCACACTAAGCGGCAATAGCAACACTCCCGTGAACTCCATGATTGGCTCAGGAGCTGGACCCAACAATTGCGCCAACGACTGGCTTCTGGTACCATGTGCGACCAACGTTGGCCGCATACAGCCAGCACAGGCGCTGTGTACTGACAGGATATGTGGCGGCACCTTCTCAGCAGATTTGTCCATGCAGTCTTCAGCAGTTTTGA